The sequence tacaaattatatttacatatttttatttatttttcgcTCATTTACGTATTATGCATATAATTAAACTAGAATAAGCAcataaatcaaattaaataaatcaaagaaattattttatttattttatatggtatataattaaattttaatgatattaacatatatatataatatatatttaatctgaatatctattaaaagatatttcatattcatatgcgtttatgatcatttgtatcttttattaaaaaaagtaaaataattgctcacaatttttgtttgtaagaattttaacagttttagtaatttatggtcgtttaaaaaaatacaaaatataacatataagaaaaaaatataattttattatatggttaatgtagttgtttgaattttttaataatataaattaaacaaaagagatggaggatacaaaattattatcaaatctttattattcaaaatcattaattgtcatatatatgttgatCATATTAGCTAATTTTGTAGCTTTtgtttaaggaaataataaaaaaaatagtttttatgcattactaatcaatttgatagttaatttaataaaaactataatatatatttagatatacCAACCTATTTTTGTAAAGATTATGAAATTCATGAAAAGTTGTAAGTCacttcaattaatatataagagatgttATCTTTTTCTAATGAAAATGAATGTGATAAtgataaataagcaaaattCATAAAATCACTTCTCTAATAATTAGCAGAAATGTAATTTGACTTGTGAATTAAGACATGTCAtcattttcactaaaaaatcttatattttctaatgaAATGAATGTGATAATAACACATAAGCAAAATTCATAAAATCACTTCTCGAATAATGACTAAAGAATCTTTGGAAAACAAAAAGTTTCATATATTAATGcacttttattttatcaaaaactgtgtaaccaatgatattttgttgtttgttttgtgattggttgaatatcttttaatttatagtttaataatatttttaagataaaaaaaacaatttttttaatagttgtgCATAATTCTAAAatttcatgtattttgaaacagagggagtagatGGTTAAACCCAaatcgaccaaaaaaaaaaaacaataagagCTTAAGTTCTTCAACGTCAAGTTAGGTCTTCTTTACTGACTACTTGAAGTCCATAGTTAATCTTTCACATGACAAGAGATCCAAACTTTTCACACTCATCTTGAaactcatgatttttttttggtaactggCTCTAAATCCGCTTTAATTTGTCATTACACGACAACATTTTTCTACATCCACTTAAAAAGATTCAAACGTTTTGTTCAAAAATTCTCCAAAACTTACGACATGTGTTATGCCATGCGGCAGATACTACGAAACACAGGAAATTTGTTTATCTCTTTTTACTATTAAGTCTCATCTTGCAACCAAAGACCAAACTCATCTTCTCTACCTAAAGTAACCATGTTGTGTCTTCAAGCTTCTTTCTGTATCTCTCTTATTAGCTTTTATATATCACTTCTCAGCTTTGTCAATCTAAACTCAGCTTCGGATTCAAACTCTGGTCTCTGCACTCTTTACCCATGTAACCAACCGCCTCAACCGCCTTCTTCTACAGGCTACTCTCCATATGGTAATCCTCCGCCGCCGCCTCCCTCTACAGGCTACTCTCCATACGGTAATCCCCCACCTCCTTCACCGCCACGTTCTCGCTGCCCTCCTGTTCCTCCGACAGGCTGTTGCAACCAACCACCACCCTCTACGTATTATTCTCCTCCGTATCCTTACTTTTATACTCCTCCTTATCCTTACGGTACTCTGGGCGGAGGAGAAAGCGGTGGCGGgcaaggaggaggaggtggaacCGGAGCAGCGGTGGCTCactattcttcttcttccgtgaCGGTTTATGTTTTGATGATTGTCGTATCGTGTGCTTTTGTTGTCTTCTAGGGCATGCATAGGTTTTGATAAATATTAGATCTATCAAAAGCCACCTTCTTTTCTGTTATTATCTCAGAATTTTTGCAGTGTAAGttcgaataaaaataatttatgttctCTGAGCTTTGCTGTTCAACAGGATAACCGATTTGGTTTAGTTCTAACAGAAAAAGCTAACAaatcaattcaaaattttaacacCAGCGTTAAGACAACGATTAATCACTTATAGATTGACATTTCATATTAATACATGAACAACAACTTAGGCAGTTAGAAAATACACAATAATTACAGATCTTAGTAGGAGAAAACAATTTGAAAACCTAATATCATATTTATCGTATCATGAAAAAGAAGATCTCTACCATCTACATACGTGGCATGTATATTGATCCACAACCATTGATTAGTTATTCAAATGGCCTTCAACCACGAAATTGGCTCATCTCCGGTTTTCGCTGACAGTTACGTATCGCCCATTCATGCGCTTCTTCGACTTCAAATTCTCGAACTAAATTCAATAactgaaattaataataaaactagattttgacccgcccttaaaagggcgggtatattttttgttttattttattgtaaaatattaattttccgtctcatatttttctttgtaatgatatttgtatttttctgtAATCATAtgtgttaaatttttaattactattAGTAAGAGGTTTTGATAATTTGATTGAATTTGTGATGTTGGATACTCTACATGTGCTATCGTTAAAATTAtatggttttcatttttttatttcatgtataattataataatgttataattatacataaTAATTTGCCATGACGTTAAATAcgaattttgtaaattttgatcCAGGGCCACGTGAATTGTTAAAAATCGCGACAACGTCTTAATTGGCTTAattggttcaaacgcagcggttgcggttgcggttgtgggagtttgtggatgcggacggttgcagtttctagcggttttaagagatttgtacgattggtactgcggttaaaaattggtgcgtttacgggttacttatgactggttaactaccaaatgtggtaacagtcaaataataaattaacaatatttacatttaatataattataaaaatatcaaaaatcataaaattataataaatataaaatttatatttagaaagttataattttaatttttgaaaatttattgaaattttttttattataaaattttataatattaattaaaatataatagatatattttaatattttcataatctcaattttaaattttttattaattaattttacttttgtatatatattgtttttaaaaaaaaaattttaccctctcgcaaccgtccgcaaccgcaaacgttagctggagccagcttttgaatttatgagattcgtagcggtttgaagcggtttatagcgatttgagtgattgttgcaaaccgccgacaaccgctaccaaccgcaaaagctgcgtttggatttaaataaatagtgaCAATTTGGATTCTGACCCgcccttttattttttgtttatttttttttttgagaaatttaatttttgtatttgtgttatttttgtaatcatatttgtttttagtattaatttaatttaatataatttttggtaactatattaaatatgtcaaattgcataattatatgtcatatgtatataaaaaattatttttaaactttatttttaaaatttgcaacatattatattttcttagtagttacctaacataatTAGTCAAGAAAAATATTCGTATCCAAAAAATCTGACTCGGAATCGACCCAAAAATCAAAGTTTCATAATCTATTAGATTTGGCATATATACTTGAATGGTTCTTAAGAGATATCCGAAAACCAATATCAAATCCAACACGCACAGAAAACCGAACAaaagttttgaaaaatatttgaaagataatttttaatatattttgttaaatatatatatgtaaatgggTTAATAAGGTCTTCACTAAacatttaacaaatatttttaatcgaATAACCTATTTAAAACCCGTTAAACTAAAACCcgtagaatatatttttataaataatacttCCATAATAATATCAACTGAtcatgttcctaatttaatagaatagatggattagataatttaattttcttataaaaaaactatctagaaaaataaaatttttaaataaatagtgacAATTTGGATTTTGGTTAGATATGGaagtttgttgattttaaattttggggtCACAGGAGTACATATATTTCAGGATAATGAGTTAGATATAGgagttgtatatatatttcacGAAATTTGTtgtcatttataaaatttgttgcCTTTATAATAGGAGTTTAATTGGTTGTGTAAGGTGGTTACGTAAAATTCTTAATTGAGTTTAGTAGAAtagattttttaattgaaaaatagaagttttataTGTTTGTAGTCCTTAAAAATAGGACATTAGTGGTTATGAAACTGCTTTGTTATTGTTGTTTAcgttttatttaaaaagtggCAATCAAATTTTCCTGAAAAGTAGGATTTTAGAATTGCTAGAACTGCCGTgaaaatttaatagtattgataaagTGATATAAGCAGTTTTATGTAGatgatgtatattttttttaattggactCAACTATTATCAATGGGgcatgtttctgttttaatagtattgataaatTAATGTGTTTCCATCTAATTACTTATTTTGTCCATAGATATTACAatacacattatacattttctACATGGAAAACtacaataaaataatttcaaaaaagatTTTCAATAATTTAATGTACATAGTAGGTGGGAGCAGAGTGTGTAGTCACAATTCACAAACTTGCAAGTCCATAACCATAACTTAAATTCATCGTTGATAGTATTAAATACTAAAACACAATcatagtaaaaaaattaaataaacacttAATGGTACAATAGTAACTGCAACCACAATCCAAAGTCCGTTTAAGAAAACATCACTTAGTTTCAAGTACAGAGTTCACTCTCTCACAAATCTCTCAAAATCCCACACATCACATTGTCTCTCCACAGTCTCAACAATGGCGAAGAAGATGAGTACAATAATCACCTCCAGCattctcctcttcctcctcctcctcctcgccgTCGACACACACGCGCACAACGTCACGCGCCTTTTAGCAAACCACCCTTCTTTCTCCTCCTTCAACCATCTCCTAACCAAAACTCACCTCGCCGACGAAATCAACCGGAGAACCACCAT comes from Brassica rapa cultivar Chiifu-401-42 chromosome A02, CAAS_Brap_v3.01, whole genome shotgun sequence and encodes:
- the LOC103851862 gene encoding formin-like protein 14, which translates into the protein MLCLQASFCISLISFYISLLSFVNLNSASDSNSGLCTLYPCNQPPQPPSSTGYSPYGNPPPPPPSTGYSPYGNPPPPSPPRSRCPPVPPTGCCNQPPPSTYYSPPYPYFYTPPYPYGTLGGGESGGGQGGGGGTGAAVAHYSSSSVTVYVLMIVVSCAFVVF